In Zingiber officinale cultivar Zhangliang chromosome 8B, Zo_v1.1, whole genome shotgun sequence, a single genomic region encodes these proteins:
- the LOC122016797 gene encoding uncharacterized protein LOC122016797: protein MTDGEGSIDKLALILRHPLHQIAESATHKLLLKQWIKEEDLVAQRVALRESRVDSVRREISGLYCAFFVFHSLILLLLYSSAVASPSSACRRSWIPCLCSLLCSVALVWAVRYKTDTECMLERLLEREREDGVLLAKCVEELKRKGAEFDLLKEVDALRRAKSLRIEAKEGGAKVRKWSTRDLATMVLLALSCCVLGLTRFVLCH, encoded by the coding sequence ATGACCGACGGTGAAGGGAGCATTGATAAATTGGCATTGATTCTCCGCCACCCGCTCCACCAGATCGCTGAGAGCGCTACTCACAAGCTCCTCCTAAAGCagtggatcaaggaggaggaTCTCGTAGCCCAGCGCGTCGCCCTCCGGGAGTCACGCGTCGACTCCGTCCGCCGAGAGATCTCCGGTCTCTACTGCGCCTTCTTCGTTTTCCACTCCCTAATCCTGCTCCTCCTCTACTCATCCGCCGTGGCGTCTCCCTCCTCGGCGTGCCGCCGCTCCTGGATCCCCTGCCTCTGCTCCCTCCTCTGCTCCGTGGCGCTCGTCTGGGCCGTCCGCTACAAGACTGACACGGAGTGCATGCTGGAGCGGCTGCTGGAGAGGGAGCGGGAGGACGGCGTGCTGCTGGCCAAATGCGTGGAGGAGCTGAAGCGGAAGGGGGCGGAATTCGACCTGCTCAAGGAGGTGGACGCGCTGAGGCGGGCCAAGAGCCTGCGCATCGAGGCCAAGGAGGGCGGCGCCAAGGTGCGCAAGTGGTCGACTCGCGATCTTGCCACCATGGTTCTCCTCGCGCTCTCCTGCTGCGTGTTAGGCCTCACCAGGTTCGTGCTCTGTCATTAG